The following proteins are encoded in a genomic region of Pelodictyon phaeoclathratiforme BU-1:
- the dnaA gene encoding chromosomal replication initiator protein DnaA — translation MLEVTSNTFQGKTKKNSSMEHQVWEACLNAIREKINPLAFKTWFFPIKPLSFSGSELTIEVPSQFFYEWIEENYSSFLKLALKDVIGPEAKLMYSIVMDKSQGQPVTIELPHQNAMNGDFIAASRATEARAKNSEEFEKNLARFETHLNSKYTFDTLIRGDCNSLAFAASKSVAQSPGQNAFNPLVIYGGVGLGKTHMMQAIGNSVRENRLSERVLYVSSEKFAIDFVNAIQNGKIQEFSSFYRSIDVLIIDDIQFFSGKEKTQEEIFHIFNTLHQSNKQIILSADRPIKDIKGIEDRLISRFNWGLSADIQPPDYETRKAIILSKLHQSGVNLDETVIEFIATNVTENVRELEGCIVKLLAAQSLDNREIDLQFTKSTLKDIIRHTTKRLTLDTIEKAVCSYFSITPNDLKGKSKKKEIAVGRQVAMYLSKLLTDSSLKTIGLHFGGRDHSTVIHAVNTTTKKVDTIGDERKKIEEIKKRIEILSM, via the coding sequence ATGCTTGAAGTTACGTCAAATACGTTTCAAGGAAAAACCAAGAAAAACAGCTCAATGGAGCATCAAGTCTGGGAGGCCTGTCTTAATGCCATAAGGGAAAAGATCAATCCTCTGGCTTTCAAGACCTGGTTTTTTCCAATCAAGCCGCTGAGCTTTTCGGGCAGTGAGCTGACAATTGAAGTTCCCAGCCAATTTTTTTACGAGTGGATAGAGGAAAATTATTCCTCCTTTTTAAAACTCGCACTCAAGGATGTGATCGGGCCCGAAGCAAAGTTGATGTATTCAATTGTGATGGATAAATCACAAGGGCAACCCGTCACCATAGAATTGCCACACCAGAACGCTATGAACGGCGATTTCATTGCCGCAAGTCGCGCAACAGAAGCACGTGCAAAAAACAGTGAGGAATTTGAAAAAAACCTTGCCCGCTTTGAAACACACCTGAACTCAAAATATACCTTTGATACACTCATCAGGGGTGACTGTAATTCTCTGGCTTTTGCAGCTTCAAAATCTGTTGCGCAAAGCCCCGGTCAAAATGCTTTTAATCCCCTGGTTATTTATGGCGGAGTAGGTCTTGGCAAAACACACATGATGCAGGCTATCGGTAACAGTGTCCGTGAGAACCGGTTATCGGAAAGAGTGCTCTATGTATCAAGTGAAAAATTTGCAATCGACTTCGTCAACGCTATTCAGAATGGAAAAATACAGGAATTTTCCTCGTTTTACCGCTCAATCGACGTACTGATTATTGACGATATTCAGTTTTTTTCGGGCAAGGAAAAAACACAGGAGGAAATTTTTCATATTTTCAACACCCTGCACCAATCAAACAAGCAGATTATTCTCTCGGCAGACAGACCCATCAAAGATATCAAGGGAATTGAAGACCGTTTGATCTCACGCTTTAACTGGGGACTTTCAGCAGACATTCAACCTCCTGATTATGAGACCCGCAAGGCTATTATCCTCAGCAAACTCCATCAAAGCGGTGTGAATCTGGATGAAACCGTTATTGAATTCATTGCGACCAATGTCACCGAGAATGTGAGGGAACTGGAAGGATGCATTGTCAAACTGCTTGCGGCCCAATCGCTTGATAACAGGGAAATTGATCTTCAGTTTACAAAATCAACACTGAAAGACATTATTCGCCACACAACAAAAAGGCTGACTCTCGATACGATAGAAAAAGCGGTCTGCTCTTACTTTTCTATTACGCCTAATGATCTGAAGGGAAAATCGAAAAAGAAGGAGATCGCCGTTGGACGACAGGTGGCGATGTATCTGTCGAAACTTCTGACCGATTCTTCACTGAAAACTATCGGCCTTCATTTTGGAGGAAGAGACCACTCAACCGTTATCCATGCTGTTAACACTACCACAAAAAAAGTTGACACGATCGGGGATGAACGAAAAAAAATAGAAGAGATCAAAAAAAGAATAGAGATCCTCTCCATGTAG
- the dnaN gene encoding DNA polymerase III subunit beta, with the protein MKLTSSIRQLQDAIGKVAQAIPAKTIDPRFENVHLSIESGSLTLFATDGELSITAKSDVETSDSGNIGVKARTLQDFLRSMYDTAVTFVIERQEISDHGTLHITTDKGKYKIPCQFESKQEKHEKTYDISLELETAEFLDLIQKTIFACSVDGMRPAMMGVLFELEGNTITAVSTDGHRLVRCRKNYNSAIGEKQKIVIPARVLSILQKLAQHEFITMSIDSDRRFVRFIIGNIVLDASLIIEPYPNYDAVIPVEHDKHLIIDRSMIYDSVRRVGRFSSIGDVKMVIEGQLLKVMAENTNEGEAAQEEMPCLYTGDDITIGFNSRFIEAALAHLDDNEIRIELKSPTTAVIFKPHKTEEDDKLIVLVMPVRINN; encoded by the coding sequence ATGAAACTCACCTCTTCGATCCGTCAATTACAGGATGCTATCGGCAAAGTTGCGCAAGCGATTCCCGCAAAAACCATTGATCCGCGTTTTGAAAATGTTCACCTCTCTATTGAGTCTGGTAGCCTGACGTTATTCGCTACTGATGGTGAGTTATCAATAACCGCGAAAAGTGATGTAGAAACAAGTGATTCTGGTAATATTGGTGTTAAGGCGAGGACTTTGCAGGATTTTCTGAGAAGTATGTACGATACCGCAGTAACCTTTGTTATTGAACGGCAGGAAATCAGTGATCATGGAACTCTCCATATTACCACAGACAAAGGCAAGTATAAAATACCCTGTCAGTTTGAAAGCAAGCAGGAAAAACATGAAAAAACGTACGATATCTCTCTTGAACTTGAAACAGCAGAATTTCTTGATCTGATCCAAAAAACAATTTTTGCCTGCAGTGTCGATGGTATGAGACCCGCAATGATGGGGGTACTCTTTGAACTTGAAGGTAATACTATTACCGCAGTTTCGACTGATGGCCATCGGTTGGTACGATGCAGAAAAAACTACAACTCTGCAATTGGAGAAAAACAAAAAATCGTTATACCGGCACGCGTCCTTTCAATTTTACAAAAACTTGCACAGCACGAATTTATTACCATGAGTATAGATTCAGATCGCAGGTTTGTTCGTTTTATTATTGGTAATATTGTGCTTGATGCATCCCTGATTATTGAACCATATCCAAATTATGATGCAGTAATTCCTGTAGAACACGACAAACATTTAATCATAGATCGCTCGATGATTTATGATTCTGTACGTCGTGTCGGACGTTTTTCAAGTATTGGAGATGTCAAGATGGTGATTGAAGGACAGTTACTGAAAGTTATGGCAGAAAATACAAATGAGGGTGAGGCTGCACAAGAAGAGATGCCATGTCTCTATACGGGAGATGATATTACTATAGGTTTTAATTCAAGGTTTATCGAAGCTGCTCTTGCACATCTCGATGATAATGAAATCAGAATTGAATTGAAAAGTCCAACAACTGCAGTTATTTTTAAACCTCACAAGACGGAAGAGGATGATAAACTGATTGTGCTTGTTATGCCTGTGAGAATAAATAATTGA
- a CDS encoding thiosulfate oxidation carrier protein SoxY, with product MKRRQFLASGAIISSFLSLFPEKLLAEWNSEFFRQSSLEQAFLNALGTKDLLRSNGVTIVAPPVASDGSAVPVEIHSSLKCDQLFLFVEKNLTPLVFKCDLHESMQPYFSLNIKMKEGSALHAVVRESGKYYVTSVQVEVVAQAC from the coding sequence ATGAAAAGAAGACAATTTCTTGCGTCGGGAGCCATAATTTCTTCATTTTTATCGTTGTTTCCCGAGAAACTGCTTGCAGAGTGGAACTCTGAATTTTTTAGGCAGTCTTCATTGGAGCAAGCATTCCTGAATGCTCTGGGCACAAAGGATCTTCTTCGCTCTAATGGAGTAACAATTGTTGCGCCTCCTGTAGCGTCCGACGGTTCGGCTGTGCCTGTTGAAATTCATTCCTCTTTAAAGTGCGATCAGCTTTTCCTCTTTGTTGAAAAAAATCTTACTCCTCTTGTTTTCAAATGTGATCTGCACGAAAGTATGCAGCCATATTTTTCACTGAATATCAAGATGAAAGAGGGGTCAGCGCTGCATGCTGTTGTGAGGGAGAGTGGCAAATATTATGTGACATCCGTGCAGGTTGAGGTAGTGGCGCAAGCCTGTTAA
- a CDS encoding DUF721 domain-containing protein yields the protein MSRTKNPKQFSVVAGEMCQVLGLTEAYQQYKTLQVWKSVVGDTISASTTIERFSNGVLFIRVKNSTWRMELNFRKQNILEKLNAALENSMVKEIIFK from the coding sequence GTGTCACGCACAAAAAATCCCAAACAATTTTCAGTAGTGGCTGGTGAAATGTGTCAGGTATTGGGATTGACAGAAGCTTATCAGCAGTATAAAACATTACAGGTTTGGAAGAGTGTTGTTGGAGATACGATATCTGCATCAACAACAATAGAACGGTTCTCGAATGGGGTGTTGTTTATAAGAGTAAAAAATTCTACCTGGAGAATGGAACTTAATTTCCGAAAACAGAACATTCTCGAAAAATTGAATGCTGCTTTGGAAAATTCGATGGTAAAAGAGATTATTTTTAAATAA
- a CDS encoding FprA family A-type flavoprotein, translating into MTDSNILKITDDVSWIGVLDPGLITFDIVMETKYGTTYNSYFINAEKKTVIETTKEKFWPAYLSKLKQVTDPAEIEYIVVDHTEPDHSGNVRNLLAIAPNATVVGSGNAIKFLRDQTGHDFKSLVVKTGDTLSLGNKTLHFINAPNLHWPDTIYTWLEEDRILFTCDSFGSHFCDAGMFDDAVGDFDDSFTYYFNSILRPFSKYMLQAIEKIKPLDINIICPGHGPILRSNWQKYVDLSMKYATTAIALPQEKNILIAYVSAYENTTLMAEKIAEGLSQSCDFKIDICDIESVQASVLEEKIAHCSGIIVGSPTINQNILPQIYQIFATINPIRDKGKLAAAFGSYGWSGEAVRMIESNFTMLKLKVFDQNVMVKFKPHEPEFEKCIAFGKSYAEKMIEIYRLSCNL; encoded by the coding sequence ATGACAGACAGCAACATACTGAAAATAACAGACGACGTAAGCTGGATTGGTGTTCTTGATCCTGGTCTTATCACCTTCGACATTGTTATGGAGACGAAATATGGAACGACCTATAACTCCTATTTCATAAATGCCGAAAAGAAAACGGTTATTGAAACAACAAAAGAAAAATTCTGGCCAGCGTATCTTTCAAAATTAAAACAAGTTACCGATCCGGCAGAAATTGAGTACATCGTTGTGGACCATACAGAACCTGATCACTCCGGCAATGTCAGGAACCTGCTTGCAATCGCCCCGAATGCAACAGTTGTTGGCAGTGGCAACGCCATAAAGTTTCTTCGTGATCAGACTGGCCATGATTTCAAATCATTGGTCGTCAAAACAGGCGATACTCTTAGTCTTGGTAATAAAACCCTTCATTTTATCAATGCACCTAATCTGCATTGGCCTGATACCATTTATACCTGGCTTGAAGAGGATCGTATCTTATTCACCTGTGATTCTTTTGGATCACATTTTTGCGATGCAGGAATGTTTGATGATGCAGTCGGTGATTTTGACGACTCATTTACCTACTACTTTAACAGTATTCTGAGGCCATTCAGCAAATACATGCTTCAGGCTATTGAAAAAATTAAACCGCTTGATATCAATATTATTTGCCCGGGACATGGTCCGATTCTGAGATCAAACTGGCAAAAATATGTTGATCTTTCAATGAAATATGCAACAACTGCAATTGCTTTACCACAAGAAAAAAACATTCTTATAGCGTACGTTTCGGCCTATGAAAACACAACATTAATGGCCGAGAAAATCGCTGAAGGACTGAGCCAATCATGTGACTTCAAAATCGATATCTGTGACATCGAATCCGTCCAGGCATCTGTACTTGAAGAAAAGATCGCTCATTGTTCAGGTATTATTGTAGGATCACCAACAATAAATCAGAATATTTTACCCCAAATATACCAAATTTTTGCAACAATCAACCCCATACGCGACAAGGGAAAACTTGCTGCAGCATTTGGCTCATACGGTTGGAGTGGTGAAGCCGTACGTATGATAGAGAGCAACTTTACCATGCTTAAACTCAAGGTTTTTGATCAGAACGTCATGGTTAAATTCAAACCACATGAACCCGAGTTTGAGAAATGTATAGCTTTTGGAAAGTCTTATGCAGAAAAAATGATAGAAATCTATCGACTCAGTTGCAATCTTTGA
- the soxZ gene encoding thiosulfate oxidation carrier complex protein SoxZ — protein sequence MSSSVRIFAREESGIVHVKIIIPHPNESGSRKDEQGNLVAAHFIKEGAAFLNGNPLFDIQLGPSVSRDPFLQFRFSGKKGDIVKVSFIDNKDEHFVADTVVQ from the coding sequence ATGAGCAGCAGTGTAAGAATTTTTGCCCGAGAGGAGAGTGGTATTGTCCATGTTAAAATTATTATTCCACACCCAAATGAATCCGGCTCACGAAAAGATGAGCAGGGTAATCTTGTTGCAGCACATTTTATAAAAGAGGGGGCCGCTTTTCTCAATGGTAATCCTCTTTTTGATATTCAGCTTGGCCCATCAGTTTCAAGAGATCCTTTTCTTCAGTTCAGGTTTTCCGGAAAGAAAGGTGATATCGTGAAAGTTTCGTTTATCGACAACAAGGATGAGCATTTTGTTGCGGACACTGTCGTTCAATAA
- a CDS encoding c-type cytochrome, translated as MAVKLRVWLTACAFSTLALATGSGAYAAGNAAGAKPVKQVQAKRAEANPRGLVLSLSCSSCHGTDGKSVGIIPSISGKTTEYLETALKAFKSGARYSTVMSRHAKGYTDEEIRLIAEYFGKNNK; from the coding sequence ATGGCGGTTAAATTAAGGGTATGGCTGACTGCATGCGCCTTCTCTACGTTAGCGCTTGCCACAGGAAGTGGCGCTTATGCTGCAGGGAATGCTGCCGGTGCAAAGCCTGTCAAGCAAGTGCAGGCAAAACGTGCTGAGGCAAATCCGCGTGGTCTGGTTCTTTCGCTTTCCTGTTCATCATGTCATGGTACGGATGGTAAAAGTGTAGGCATTATTCCGTCGATTTCAGGCAAGACGACCGAGTACCTTGAGACGGCATTAAAAGCCTTTAAATCAGGAGCACGTTACTCGACGGTTATGAGCCGCCATGCCAAAGGATATACCGATGAAGAGATCCGGCTGATTGCCGAGTATTTTGGAAAAAATAACAAATAA
- a CDS encoding DNA polymerase domain-containing protein encodes MDSIISDIVTNDLLFGKDKEERIVGAYQLSDTHIRLFNRDDNGVSYHDEPFFPFFFLSENSLLDGFIPEENEKFWLVTLAGTNYYKNLAIFRNWKNHRRAIDFINRKRLNDTTENQDKNTQYDNNSLLYSKGDAVTQYFLQSGKTLFKGMIFDDLYRMQLDIETHYDPMKRQNSGTALDDDEVIIISLSDSRGWEQVLHSKNRTEKELLEELVTLIVKMDPDVIEGHNIFSFDLSYLQRRCDRYGIPFAIGRNGLLAKTYPASIRFAERSIDYPFFDIPGRHVIDTLFLVQSYDVSRRSMQSYGLKAVAKHFGFASKERTYIEYKDIASLWQNNHEKLLAYALDDVRETRALSSLLSGSNFYLSQMLPYTYAMTSRIGQAAKIEVLFVREYLRRKQSIPKPTSGQQHSGGYTEIFLKGILGPIVYADVESLYPSIMLSYDICPKSDELKIFPLVLNDLKELRFKAKERARNENILGKSTLAANFDAMQSSFKILINAMYGYLGFSGGIFNDFYEADKVTTTGQALAKKMIMEFEARGCKIIEVDTDGILFIPPPDVQSEMAERELVSEVSSLMPSGINIGFDGRFKKMISYMKKNYALLGYDNVMKLKGSSLTSRSGEKFGRDFVRRGFETLLTEDINGLHNLFTEYRNKILNHELDISDFSRTESLKNSLEQYLEDVKSGKRSKAITYEIVIKAGLNITKGERITFYIAGTGAGSSAYDKGKLASEWKREKPDENTHFYLKRLDEHCQKFLPFFKPQDYSMIFSDDTLFSFSADGIELQREIRHTETDPFGGELT; translated from the coding sequence ATGGACAGCATAATCAGTGATATCGTAACCAACGATCTGCTCTTTGGTAAAGATAAAGAGGAGCGGATTGTTGGAGCATACCAGCTTTCAGACACCCATATTAGGCTATTCAACAGGGATGACAATGGGGTCAGTTATCATGATGAACCATTTTTTCCATTTTTCTTCCTTTCTGAAAACTCTTTACTGGACGGATTTATACCTGAAGAAAACGAGAAATTCTGGCTCGTAACGCTCGCTGGAACGAACTATTACAAGAATCTTGCGATTTTTCGGAATTGGAAGAATCATAGACGCGCTATTGATTTTATCAACAGAAAACGTCTTAACGACACAACAGAGAATCAGGATAAAAACACACAATACGATAATAATTCACTGCTCTACAGTAAAGGTGATGCTGTCACGCAATACTTTCTGCAAAGTGGAAAAACCCTTTTCAAGGGTATGATATTTGACGACCTGTATCGAATGCAGCTTGATATTGAGACCCATTATGATCCCATGAAGAGGCAAAATAGTGGAACAGCTCTTGATGATGATGAGGTGATTATCATTTCTTTGAGTGATAGCAGGGGATGGGAACAGGTTCTTCATTCTAAAAACAGGACGGAAAAGGAGCTTCTTGAAGAGCTTGTTACCCTTATTGTGAAAATGGATCCTGATGTAATTGAGGGACACAATATTTTCAGTTTTGATCTCTCCTATCTGCAGCGAAGATGTGATCGATATGGTATTCCTTTTGCCATTGGACGTAATGGGTTGTTAGCAAAAACATATCCAGCATCGATTCGTTTTGCGGAACGGAGCATTGATTATCCCTTTTTTGATATACCGGGACGCCATGTCATCGACACCCTTTTTCTGGTACAAAGCTATGATGTATCACGGCGCTCAATGCAGAGTTATGGACTAAAAGCAGTTGCAAAACATTTTGGTTTTGCCTCAAAAGAGCGTACCTACATCGAATACAAGGATATCGCCTCTCTTTGGCAAAATAATCATGAGAAGCTTCTTGCCTATGCCCTGGATGATGTGCGCGAAACAAGAGCGCTCTCATCACTTCTATCCGGCAGCAATTTCTACCTTTCACAAATGTTGCCATATACGTATGCCATGACCTCTCGTATTGGACAGGCTGCCAAAATTGAGGTACTCTTTGTAAGAGAGTATCTGCGTCGAAAGCAGTCAATACCAAAACCCACATCTGGTCAACAGCACTCCGGTGGATATACCGAGATATTTCTTAAAGGCATTCTTGGTCCTATTGTCTATGCGGATGTTGAATCTCTCTATCCTTCAATCATGCTTTCATATGATATTTGCCCTAAAAGTGATGAACTGAAAATATTTCCATTGGTACTTAACGACCTTAAAGAGCTTCGATTCAAAGCAAAAGAGAGAGCACGGAATGAAAATATTCTCGGAAAATCCACCCTTGCTGCCAATTTTGATGCCATGCAAAGTTCTTTCAAAATCCTGATCAATGCCATGTACGGTTACCTTGGATTCAGTGGAGGTATTTTCAACGATTTTTATGAGGCCGACAAGGTAACAACAACGGGACAGGCTCTTGCAAAAAAAATGATCATGGAATTTGAAGCAAGAGGATGCAAGATCATTGAGGTTGATACGGATGGTATTCTGTTTATACCACCTCCGGACGTGCAGAGCGAAATGGCTGAACGAGAACTGGTCAGTGAAGTCTCATCTCTTATGCCGTCTGGTATCAATATCGGCTTTGACGGGAGATTCAAAAAAATGATTTCCTATATGAAAAAAAATTACGCCCTTCTTGGATATGATAATGTGATGAAACTGAAAGGTTCTTCACTTACCAGCAGAAGTGGTGAGAAATTTGGAAGGGATTTTGTTAGAAGAGGATTTGAAACCCTCTTAACCGAGGATATCAATGGACTGCATAATCTTTTTACCGAATACAGAAACAAGATTTTAAATCATGAACTGGATATTTCTGATTTTTCAAGAACAGAAAGCCTGAAAAATTCACTCGAACAATATCTTGAAGATGTTAAATCAGGTAAAAGATCAAAGGCAATAACCTATGAAATCGTCATAAAGGCAGGACTGAACATAACAAAAGGGGAGAGAATAACTTTCTATATAGCAGGAACGGGCGCAGGATCATCTGCGTACGATAAAGGAAAGCTTGCGTCTGAATGGAAAAGAGAAAAACCGGATGAAAATACACACTTTTACCTCAAGCGTCTGGATGAGCATTGTCAAAAATTTCTTCCCTTTTTTAAACCCCAGGATTATAGTATGATTTTTTCTGATGATACACTGTTTTCTTTTTCTGCAGATGGTATTGAACTTCAAAGGGAGATACGACATACGGAGACAGATCCGTTCGGTGGAGAATTGACTTGA
- the recF gene encoding DNA replication/repair protein RecF (All proteins in this family for which functions are known are DNA-binding proteins that assist the filamentation of RecA onto DNA for the initiation of recombination or recombinational repair.) — MNFEPSYGISILYGPNASGKTSILEGVHYCALTRGFHNALDSECLYFSSDFFVLESSFLDATERATTVRVLYTKEKEKKIIVDKSEIKPFSRHIGRIPCITFSPAELVIVNGAPAERRRFLDNAICQTNRRYLDDLLAYKRVLQQRNALIGQMYEKTGSQKEMLAIWTDSLSRLAASIVYTRMQFLSSFLPLFQTLYQLLSPDEHPTIVYRCSLGKVFHDSSIDQLYSQFLVKFEETEREEILRGQTMTGPHRDDLLFLLHTREIKKYASQGQMRIFLIALKLSQHRLFSDILGEKPICLLDDLFSELDASHSNAIFRLLETCGQTIITSAENKPYSHVDSISIESLKGIKEM, encoded by the coding sequence TTGAATTTTGAGCCAAGTTATGGTATATCAATTCTTTATGGGCCTAACGCATCAGGAAAGACCTCTATACTGGAAGGGGTTCACTATTGTGCATTGACAAGAGGTTTTCATAATGCACTTGATAGTGAGTGTCTCTATTTTTCTTCTGATTTCTTTGTTCTTGAAAGCAGTTTTCTCGATGCTACAGAACGTGCAACAACCGTCAGAGTTCTTTATACAAAGGAAAAAGAAAAAAAAATTATTGTTGATAAGAGCGAAATAAAGCCTTTTTCAAGACATATTGGAAGGATTCCTTGTATTACCTTTTCACCGGCAGAACTGGTAATTGTTAATGGTGCACCAGCAGAAAGAAGGCGTTTTCTTGATAATGCTATTTGTCAGACAAACCGAAGATATCTTGACGATCTGTTGGCCTATAAAAGGGTATTGCAACAAAGAAATGCCCTGATTGGTCAGATGTATGAAAAGACAGGATCACAGAAAGAGATGCTTGCAATTTGGACAGATAGTCTTTCACGTCTTGCAGCCTCAATTGTTTATACAAGAATGCAGTTTTTATCTTCATTTTTGCCACTTTTTCAAACTCTCTATCAACTCTTATCGCCGGATGAGCATCCGACCATAGTGTATCGCTGCTCACTCGGAAAAGTTTTTCATGATAGTTCAATTGATCAATTGTACAGCCAATTTCTTGTAAAGTTTGAAGAGACAGAACGAGAGGAAATTTTACGTGGGCAGACCATGACAGGCCCACATCGTGATGATTTACTTTTTTTACTCCATACCAGGGAGATTAAAAAATATGCTTCACAGGGCCAAATGCGCATCTTTCTTATAGCTCTCAAACTTTCACAACATCGTTTATTTTCAGATATCCTCGGCGAAAAACCAATTTGCCTGCTTGATGATCTGTTCAGTGAACTGGATGCGTCTCACTCAAATGCCATTTTTCGTCTGCTTGAAACATGCGGTCAAACGATTATTACATCTGCTGAAAATAAACCATATAGTCACGTTGATTCAATCTCTATCGAATCGTTGAAGGGTATAAAGGAGATGTAA
- the mnmG gene encoding tRNA uridine-5-carboxymethylaminomethyl(34) synthesis enzyme MnmG — protein MYDIIVTGAGHAGCEAALSAARMGSSCLLISSDLTAIARMSCNPAIGGVAKGQITREIDALGGEMAKAIDATGIQFRMLNRSKGPAMHSPRAQADRTLYSLYMRNVIEKEANIDLLQDTVVGIECSGGAFSGVRLMSGRIINGRTAILSCGTFLNGLIHIGMNHYAGGRTIAEPPVYGLTEDLVKYGFAAGRLKTGTPARIDARSVEYDLVEEQSGDPLPISFSFRNTPVINRHQISCFVTKTTKATHEILKKGFDRSPLFSGKVQGIGPRYCPSIEDKICRFPDKDSHHIFLEPEGFDTNEMYVNGFSTSLPEEIQLEALQSLPGLRNVKMIRPGYAIEYDYFFPYQINRSLETKLVKNLFFAGQINGTSGYEEAAAQGLIAGINATLLLRGRAPLHLKRSDAYIGVLIDDLVTKETNEPYRMFTSSAEHRLLLRHDNADIRLCHHAKSAGLIDADTFSDCTNKKRLIDTLNQLCLDTKIKPDVANTLLAGLGHPPVTTTQSAVNLLKKPGVHFHMLLESALSFKESVYAVTDDPLVFEQVEIDLKYEGYLKRDLLMAEKILRLDLHEIPASFRYDHVTGLSNEGREKLMKLRPETIGQASRILGVSPSDISVLMIRLGR, from the coding sequence ATGTACGATATCATAGTTACTGGAGCAGGTCACGCTGGATGCGAAGCTGCCCTTTCTGCAGCAAGAATGGGTTCATCCTGCCTGCTTATCTCCTCTGATCTCACCGCAATTGCCCGGATGTCCTGTAATCCCGCAATAGGAGGCGTCGCAAAGGGGCAAATCACGAGAGAGATCGATGCCCTTGGGGGTGAAATGGCAAAAGCTATTGACGCCACCGGCATACAATTCCGAATGCTCAACAGAAGCAAGGGGCCAGCCATGCACTCTCCAAGAGCGCAGGCTGACCGAACATTATACTCACTGTATATGCGGAATGTTATCGAGAAGGAGGCTAATATTGATCTTCTCCAGGACACTGTTGTTGGTATTGAGTGCTCAGGCGGAGCTTTTTCAGGGGTGCGGCTTATGTCGGGACGTATCATCAATGGCAGGACGGCCATCCTCTCTTGTGGAACGTTTTTGAATGGCCTGATCCATATTGGCATGAATCATTATGCTGGTGGCCGAACCATTGCCGAACCTCCAGTATACGGGCTAACAGAGGATCTTGTTAAATATGGTTTTGCTGCAGGTAGACTAAAAACGGGAACACCAGCAAGAATAGATGCGCGATCGGTTGAGTACGATTTGGTTGAAGAGCAATCAGGTGATCCTCTGCCAATCTCATTTTCATTCAGGAACACCCCTGTCATTAACCGGCATCAGATTAGCTGTTTTGTTACAAAAACAACAAAAGCAACACATGAGATCCTGAAAAAAGGATTTGACCGATCTCCATTATTTTCAGGGAAAGTTCAAGGTATTGGTCCGAGATATTGCCCATCCATTGAAGATAAAATCTGTCGCTTCCCTGACAAGGATAGCCATCATATATTTCTCGAACCGGAAGGGTTCGATACCAATGAAATGTATGTCAATGGCTTTTCAACATCACTTCCTGAAGAGATTCAGTTAGAAGCGCTGCAATCTCTTCCCGGACTCCGTAACGTTAAAATGATACGCCCTGGATATGCAATTGAATATGACTACTTTTTTCCTTATCAAATCAATAGAAGTCTTGAAACAAAGCTTGTAAAGAATCTCTTTTTTGCAGGGCAGATTAATGGGACTTCTGGCTATGAAGAGGCCGCAGCACAGGGATTAATTGCCGGAATTAATGCCACACTTCTGCTTCGGGGACGAGCCCCGCTCCATTTGAAGCGCTCAGATGCCTATATCGGCGTACTCATTGATGATCTGGTTACAAAAGAGACGAATGAACCCTACAGAATGTTTACCTCTTCTGCTGAACACCGCCTGTTGCTCCGTCATGACAATGCTGATATTCGTCTCTGTCACCACGCAAAATCTGCAGGACTGATTGATGCCGATACCTTTTCTGACTGCACCAATAAAAAAAGGCTCATTGATACCCTCAATCAGCTCTGTCTTGACACGAAAATCAAGCCCGATGTTGCGAACACGTTACTTGCGGGACTCGGGCATCCACCCGTAACGACAACACAAAGCGCAGTGAACCTGTTAAAAAAACCAGGCGTACATTTTCACATGCTGCTTGAATCCGCTCTCTCTTTCAAAGAAAGCGTCTATGCAGTGACTGACGACCCATTAGTTTTTGAACAGGTTGAGATTGATCTGAAATATGAAGGTTATCTTAAACGGGATCTGTTAATGGCCGAAAAAATACTGCGTTTGGATTTGCATGAGATTCCCGCTTCTTTCAGGTACGATCATGTTACCGGCCTTTCAAATGAGGGAAGGGAAAAACTGATGAAGCTTCGACCCGAGACCATAGGACAGGCATCGAGAATTCTTGGTGTCTCGCCATCAGATATTTCTGTGCTCATGATACGTCTCGGCCGCTGA